From the genome of Sphingobacteriales bacterium:
ATTCTGTCGATGACGACAAATACTTTCTGTGAAAGAATTTCAGCCTCCAACTTCTGCCCTTTCTGGCCTGTTTCTTTCAGGATATCCTCTATTTCCTTTTCTTCATCTGAACAATAAAGTCGGGTAAATCCTTTCTGGAGAAGCAGGTTTAGTTCATCCTGCAGATTCCTGTCCTTCTGAACTGTAAAAGCAGATAAAATCCTGACTTTAACCCCATCATCATGAGATAAAACATAGTCAGTCATTTCGTCAATGGAATGCCTGTGAACTTCCTGTCCCGAAACGGGGGAATAAATTTTTCCGAAACGGGCAAACAACAGTTTCAGGTAATGATGTATTTCGGTAGCCGTTCCGACAGTTGAACGGCTTGTATTTGTTGATTTTCTTTGTTCAATAGCAATGGCAGGAGGCAATCCTCGGATATAATCAACCAGTGGTTTTTTCATTTTCCCGAGAAACTGTCTGGCATAAGCCGACAAGCTTTCCACATAGCGT
Proteins encoded in this window:
- a CDS encoding excinuclease ABC subunit A encodes the protein MHSHSPENSLSQKDFSLLSQKEFLIIKNARQNNLKNIDLAIPHGKIIVITGVSGSGKSSLAFETLYEEGRRRYVESLSAYARQFLGKMKKPLVDYIRGLPPAIAIEQRKSTNTSRSTVGTATEIHHYLKLLFARFGKIYSPVSGQEVHRHSIDEMTDYVLSHDDGVKVRILSAFTVQKDRNLQDELNLLLQKGFTRLYCSDEEKEIEDILKETGQKGQKLEAEILSQKVFVVIDRMIVRKNDNEFRTRVADSIQTATNEGNGRCWIQVNGDEIKMFSNLLELDGI